One genomic segment of Deinococcus aestuarii includes these proteins:
- a CDS encoding S8 family serine peptidase, translating into MDPLLREQPTHVIVFRDTVPENVELLVRVLGVPPVPDVQVRATRTVLSPVNDVHVRVYTTLGVATAALTPEQAGALRASEAVLSVTPNRTRALPDPPEVAEPGPREQATETALIQIGVREGGPTGAGVKVAVIDTGVDLAHPDLTVLPGNAVSFVPEEPTADDGHGHGTHCAGVVAGRASPGVGVRYGVAPDVTLLVAKALNRQGRGADDGIIDAVAWAEDQGADVISLSLGSPRAAGEPADETFEVVAARLLERGVLLVAAVGNESDRPRHVAPVGHPAACPSVLGVAAVDGRDRVAGFSCGDVDGIGAVDLAAPGVGILSAWRGQGYRRVSGTSMATPHVAGVAALHAQGDPGLTGRALWDRLVRTARPVPTLSREDGGAGVVQAP; encoded by the coding sequence ATGGACCCCCTGTTGCGTGAACAGCCCACCCACGTCATCGTCTTCCGCGACACCGTGCCCGAGAACGTCGAGTTGCTCGTCCGCGTGCTGGGCGTGCCGCCCGTGCCCGACGTGCAGGTGCGCGCCACCCGCACGGTGCTCAGCCCCGTGAACGACGTACACGTGCGCGTGTACACCACGCTTGGCGTCGCCACCGCCGCGCTGACCCCCGAACAGGCCGGGGCCCTGCGCGCGAGCGAGGCCGTGCTCTCCGTCACGCCGAACAGGACCCGCGCCCTGCCCGACCCGCCCGAGGTCGCCGAACCCGGGCCGCGGGAACAGGCGACCGAGACGGCCCTGATCCAGATCGGCGTGAGGGAGGGCGGCCCGACCGGCGCCGGGGTCAAGGTCGCGGTGATCGACACGGGCGTGGACCTCGCGCACCCGGACCTCACGGTCTTGCCGGGCAACGCGGTCAGCTTCGTGCCGGAGGAGCCCACGGCGGACGACGGCCACGGGCACGGCACGCACTGCGCGGGGGTGGTCGCGGGCCGCGCGTCCCCGGGGGTGGGGGTGCGCTACGGGGTCGCCCCGGACGTGACGCTGCTCGTCGCCAAGGCCCTGAACCGCCAGGGGCGGGGCGCGGACGACGGGATCATCGACGCCGTGGCCTGGGCCGAGGACCAGGGGGCCGACGTGATCTCGCTCAGCCTCGGTTCGCCCCGCGCCGCCGGGGAGCCCGCCGACGAGACCTTCGAGGTGGTGGCGGCCCGGCTGCTCGAGCGCGGCGTGCTGCTGGTGGCCGCCGTGGGCAACGAGAGCGACCGGCCCCGCCACGTCGCCCCCGTCGGCCACCCCGCCGCGTGCCCGTCCGTCCTGGGCGTCGCCGCCGTGGATGGCCGCGACCGGGTGGCGGGCTTCTCCTGCGGCGACGTGGACGGCATCGGCGCGGTGGACCTCGCCGCTCCTGGGGTCGGCATCCTCTCCGCGTGGCGGGGGCAGGGGTACCGGCGCGTCAGCGGCACGAGCATGGCGACCCCGCACGTGGCGGGGGTGGCGGCCCTGCACGCCCAGGGCGACCCGGGGCTGACGGGCCGGGCCCTCTGGGACCGCCTGGTGAGGACGGCCCGCCCGGTCCCCACCCTGTCCCGCGAGGACGGGGGCGCGGGGGTCGTGCAGGCGCCCTGA
- a CDS encoding diacylglycerol/lipid kinase family protein codes for MTPGDLKLLVNINARRGRESVRPAVEALAAAGLRVTALVVSDPRAAEDLLRAEVERGAPWVVVGGGDGTLSHAANLLAGTDTALGVLPLGTGNTFARSVGVPLDLAGAARVVAQGQTTAVDVGRVNGRVFLNSVALGLSAQIARSLDGDLKRRLGLLAWPAVGARVLARHHALDLTLTYAGGTLRLHTHQLLVANGRYVAGPLRAAPDASVADRQLDVLVFGKGRLASLLRAGVGWTLGDPALRFSTDDLRVRTRRGREWISVDGDVTLATALHLRVEAGALRVRVPRGFDARRV; via the coding sequence GTGACCCCGGGTGACCTCAAGCTGCTGGTGAATATCAACGCCCGCCGGGGCCGGGAGTCGGTGAGACCGGCGGTGGAGGCCCTGGCCGCCGCCGGGCTGCGGGTCACGGCGCTGGTGGTCAGCGACCCCCGGGCGGCGGAAGACCTCCTGCGCGCCGAGGTCGAGCGTGGCGCCCCCTGGGTGGTCGTGGGGGGCGGCGACGGCACGCTCTCGCACGCGGCGAACCTCCTGGCGGGGACGGACACGGCCCTGGGCGTGTTGCCGCTCGGCACCGGGAACACCTTCGCGCGCAGCGTGGGCGTGCCCCTCGACCTCGCCGGGGCCGCGCGGGTGGTCGCGCAGGGGCAGACGACGGCGGTCGATGTCGGGCGGGTCAACGGGCGGGTGTTTCTCAACAGCGTGGCGCTCGGGCTCTCGGCGCAGATCGCCCGCAGCCTGGACGGCGACCTCAAGCGCCGCCTGGGCCTGCTGGCCTGGCCCGCCGTGGGGGCGCGGGTGCTGGCGCGCCACCACGCACTCGACCTCACCCTCACCTACGCCGGGGGCACCCTGCGGCTGCACACCCACCAACTGCTCGTGGCGAACGGGCGGTACGTGGCCGGGCCCCTGCGCGCGGCGCCGGACGCCTCGGTGGCGGACCGGCAGCTCGACGTGCTCGTCTTCGGCAAGGGGCGGCTCGCCAGCCTGCTGCGGGCGGGCGTCGGCTGGACGCTCGGCGACCCGGCCCTGCGCTTTTCCACGGACGACCTGCGCGTGCGGACGCGGCGCGGCCGGGAATGGATCAGCGTGGACGGCGACGTGACGCTCGCCACCGCCCTGCACCTGCGGGTCGAGGCCGGGGCCCTGCGGGTGCGGGTCCCCAGGGGCTTCGACGCCCGGCGGGTCTGA
- a CDS encoding alpha/beta hydrolase family protein gives MPALSPRSCLLALSSLLALGGGALAQSAAPTASGPVAPGGPRPDAPELSARGPHAVGVRTLTLVRRDVPDIARATAQTQGGASPAPSPLPRYDRPLTVEVWYPAALAAGQAQTTEYRDALGSGPGNPQRPVVPFTFPGRATRGAAPTAQGGPYPLVIFSHGYPGSRYLMSRLAENLASKGYVVASIDHTDSTHADKVAFASTLLNRAPDDQAVLDALAALSTAGNSFLRGLVDANNTAVVGYSMGGYGALNFAGAGFASQVLGFVPGGALASRAVGAYRVDPRLKAVVAFAPWGGDAAARAAGINNAASFGFWDAAGLGGLRVPTLFIVGDHDDVSGYAGGVKSLFENAVNADRFMLVYQNARHNVAPNPPPAASLKSPEEYAHYAEPAWDMERLQDLNAHFVTAFLNSRLKGDAGAAAYLNVPTPVAGDGKYSRNPDGTPKQDDTYWKGFPARSALGIELYHLPPR, from the coding sequence ATGCCCGCCTTGTCCCCGCGTTCCTGTCTGCTGGCCCTGTCCTCGCTGCTCGCCCTGGGCGGCGGGGCCCTGGCCCAGTCCGCCGCGCCCACCGCCTCCGGCCCGGTTGCCCCCGGCGGCCCCCGCCCGGACGCGCCCGAGCTGAGTGCGCGCGGCCCGCACGCGGTGGGGGTGCGGACCCTGACGCTCGTGCGGCGGGACGTGCCGGACATCGCGCGGGCGACGGCCCAGACCCAAGGGGGTGCGTCCCCGGCGCCCAGTCCCCTGCCGCGCTACGACCGCCCGCTCACCGTGGAGGTGTGGTACCCCGCCGCCCTGGCCGCCGGGCAGGCGCAGACCACCGAGTACCGCGACGCGCTGGGGAGCGGGCCCGGCAACCCGCAGCGGCCCGTGGTGCCCTTCACCTTCCCGGGCCGGGCCACGCGGGGCGCCGCGCCCACCGCCCAGGGTGGTCCGTACCCGCTCGTCATCTTCTCGCACGGTTACCCAGGGAGTCGCTACCTGATGAGCCGCCTCGCCGAGAACCTGGCGAGCAAGGGGTACGTCGTCGCCTCCATCGACCACACCGACAGCACCCACGCCGACAAGGTGGCCTTTGCCAGCACGCTGCTCAACCGCGCGCCCGACGACCAGGCGGTGCTCGACGCCCTTGCGGCCCTCTCCACGGCGGGGAACAGCTTCCTGCGCGGGCTGGTGGACGCGAACAACACGGCGGTGGTGGGCTACAGCATGGGGGGCTACGGGGCGCTCAACTTCGCGGGGGCGGGCTTCGCCTCCCAGGTTCTCGGGTTTGTGCCGGGCGGGGCGCTCGCCTCCCGGGCGGTGGGGGCCTACCGGGTCGATCCGCGCCTCAAGGCAGTCGTGGCCTTCGCGCCCTGGGGCGGGGACGCTGCCGCGCGCGCGGCGGGGATCAACAACGCGGCCAGCTTCGGCTTCTGGGACGCCGCCGGGCTGGGCGGCCTGCGGGTGCCGACCCTGTTCATCGTGGGCGACCACGACGACGTGTCGGGCTACGCGGGCGGGGTGAAGTCGCTTTTCGAGAACGCGGTGAACGCCGACCGTTTCATGCTCGTCTACCAGAACGCCCGCCACAACGTCGCGCCCAACCCGCCCCCGGCGGCGAGCCTGAAAAGCCCCGAGGAGTACGCCCACTACGCCGAGCCCGCCTGGGACATGGAGCGCCTGCAAGACCTCAACGCGCACTTCGTGACGGCCTTCCTGAACAGCCGCCTCAAGGGAGACGCCGGGGCCGCCGCGTACCTGAACGTGCCCACGCCCGTCGCCGGGGACGGGAAGTACAGCCGCAACCCCGACGGCACGCCGAAGCAGGACGACACGTACTGGAAGGGATTTCCGGCCCGCAGCGCGCTCGGGATCGAGCTGTACCACCTCCCGCCCCGGTGA
- a CDS encoding glycosyltransferase family 2 protein — MSPSRVARPLATLLALASGAWAPLAWRRVRAFTPLLPGDAPGEVSVIIPARDEAGNIGPCARGWLAQTHPPQEVIVVDDGSADGTAEEARGVPGARLRVLSAPPLPPGWAGKVHALHVGAQEARGEWLLFTDADMRARPPLLARALATARHHGFDLVTCSGTQARPTLAWRMLWPVGGLLVMAASAPDGRARYALGVGHFLLVRRAAFEAVGGWASLRASVGEDVDFATRLRDHGSRVAAVEGEGLLHTASLANAPELLASFRKSFYGSAIVSTPQLLTGGLWLLALGGLPPVLAALGLRRRDRALTAWALAAWGLQALGRRLFDHRLGVPAAYALTAPPAWAAYGGMLLDAGLRRVTRRPALWKGRDRPAG, encoded by the coding sequence ATGTCGCCTTCCCGGGTCGCCCGCCCCCTCGCCACGCTGCTGGCCCTGGCCTCGGGGGCGTGGGCCCCCCTCGCCTGGCGGCGGGTCCGCGCCTTCACCCCGCTGCTGCCCGGCGACGCGCCCGGCGAGGTCAGCGTCATCATCCCCGCCCGCGACGAGGCCGGAAACATCGGCCCCTGCGCGCGGGGCTGGCTGGCCCAGACCCACCCGCCGCAGGAGGTCATCGTGGTGGACGACGGCTCGGCGGACGGCACCGCCGAGGAGGCCCGGGGCGTGCCTGGCGCCCGCCTGCGCGTCCTGTCGGCGCCCCCGCTGCCGCCGGGGTGGGCGGGCAAGGTCCACGCCCTGCACGTCGGGGCTCAGGAGGCGCGGGGCGAGTGGCTGCTCTTCACCGACGCCGACATGCGCGCCCGGCCGCCGCTGCTGGCCCGCGCCCTGGCGACGGCGCGGCACCACGGGTTCGATCTCGTCACCTGCTCGGGCACCCAGGCCCGCCCCACCCTGGCCTGGCGGATGCTGTGGCCGGTCGGCGGCCTGCTGGTGATGGCGGCCAGCGCCCCCGACGGGCGGGCGCGGTACGCGCTGGGCGTCGGGCATTTCCTGCTGGTGCGCCGCGCGGCCTTCGAGGCGGTGGGCGGCTGGGCCAGCCTGCGGGCCTCGGTGGGCGAGGACGTGGACTTCGCCACCCGCCTGCGCGACCACGGCTCCCGGGTCGCCGCCGTGGAGGGGGAGGGGCTGCTCCACACCGCCAGCCTGGCGAACGCCCCCGAACTGCTGGCGAGCTTTCGCAAGAGCTTCTACGGCTCGGCCATCGTGAGCACCCCGCAACTGCTGACGGGCGGGCTGTGGCTGCTCGCCCTCGGGGGCCTGCCGCCCGTGCTGGCCGCCCTCGGCCTGCGGCGGCGGGACCGCGCCCTGACCGCCTGGGCACTCGCGGCCTGGGGCCTCCAGGCCCTGGGGCGCCGGCTCTTCGACCACCGCCTGGGGGTGCCCGCCGCCTACGCGCTCACCGCCCCGCCCGCCTGGGCCGCCTACGGGGGAATGCTGCTCGACGCCGGGTTGCGCCGGGTCACCCGCCGCCCCGCCCTCTGGAAGGGCCGCGACCGGCCCGCGGGCTGA
- the dgt gene encoding dGTP triphosphohydrolase — MPVTALYNWFNAHDTERRYLSEATGAEGDRRDPYERDRARIIHSSAFRRLQGKSQIFAAGWSGFLRTRVTHAMEVAQIARAIATNHGLPGGLAEAAALAHDLGHPPFGHNGEEALNACMRPYGGFEGNAQTYRILTRLEPLTTRHPGVNVTRATLLGVLKYPGGRGGVPAMYEDDARLDGGWLYGETALGDDHLPRSVICQIMDWADDIAYSLHDLEDGIRSGLLSHHALVTGEAVCRVTERARRAHGELDEAFVGPVLRLLHARLDDGASIAPATARVREVEAAYVNRFVTATRIEAHGTPHSAFDLTLALPPEVRLECAVLKAITQELILRDQRTGVYARQATGTVTDLFGLLLETAVGDLDDVRAAVLPREVRASLLHSASEAARARIVCDFIADMTDAQATQYHQRLFGAPQSSPFAPL, encoded by the coding sequence GTGCCCGTCACCGCCCTGTACAACTGGTTTAACGCGCACGACACCGAGCGGCGTTACCTCAGCGAGGCGACCGGGGCGGAGGGCGACCGCCGCGATCCCTACGAGCGCGACCGGGCGCGCATCATCCACTCCAGCGCCTTTCGCCGCCTCCAGGGCAAGAGCCAGATTTTCGCGGCGGGGTGGTCGGGCTTCTTGCGCACCCGGGTCACGCACGCGATGGAGGTCGCGCAGATCGCCCGCGCCATCGCCACCAACCACGGCCTGCCGGGCGGGCTCGCCGAGGCGGCGGCGCTCGCGCACGACCTCGGGCACCCCCCCTTCGGGCACAACGGGGAGGAGGCCCTGAACGCCTGCATGCGCCCCTACGGCGGCTTCGAAGGCAACGCGCAGACCTACCGCATCCTGACCCGGCTCGAACCCCTCACCACCCGGCACCCGGGCGTGAACGTCACGCGGGCGACGCTGCTGGGCGTGCTGAAGTACCCCGGCGGGCGCGGCGGGGTGCCCGCGATGTATGAGGACGACGCCCGGCTCGACGGCGGCTGGCTGTACGGGGAGACGGCGCTCGGCGACGACCACCTCCCGCGCAGCGTGATCTGCCAGATCATGGACTGGGCGGACGACATCGCCTACAGCCTGCACGACCTGGAGGACGGCATCCGCAGCGGCCTGCTCTCGCACCACGCGCTCGTGACGGGCGAGGCGGTCTGCCGGGTGACCGAGCGGGCGCGGCGGGCCCACGGGGAACTCGACGAGGCGTTCGTGGGGCCGGTACTGCGCCTTTTGCACGCCCGGCTCGACGACGGGGCGAGCATCGCGCCCGCCACCGCCCGGGTGCGCGAGGTGGAGGCGGCGTATGTGAACCGCTTCGTGACGGCCACCCGGATCGAGGCGCACGGCACGCCGCACAGCGCCTTCGACCTCACGCTCGCGCTGCCGCCGGAGGTGCGGCTGGAGTGCGCGGTCCTCAAGGCGATCACGCAAGAACTCATCTTGCGCGACCAGCGCACCGGGGTCTACGCCCGGCAGGCCACCGGCACGGTCACCGACCTCTTCGGCCTGCTGCTGGAGACGGCGGTGGGTGACCTCGACGACGTGCGCGCGGCCGTGCTGCCCCGCGAGGTGCGCGCGAGCCTGCTGCACAGCGCCTCGGAAGCGGCCCGCGCCCGGATCGTGTGCGACTTCATCGCCGACATGACGGACGCGCAGGCCACCCAGTACCACCAGCGCCTCTTCGGCGCCCCGCAGAGTTCGCCCTTCGCGCCGCTGTAG
- a CDS encoding RusA family crossover junction endodeoxyribonuclease codes for MTRRAKTPSTPASAPPEPVTFVVPALVTWGRSGGRPDPTAPRRAKLVGYYTRGATPNHTRLREYLAWKDHVRAHAPPALRRLRPVDEASRVRLDVVCYFANRTHADPENVRKALVDALFPGGDKWVYGAHDHPRYDAARPRVEVTVTLFAGAAAVKARPSPSAPEAAPVPPKKETPPRPVTPAVTARQGKTAQPPKKTPPTPSGRADTGRGTQKGAGKKTPAPPRRPGLWETLEAWAARLSGQPERETGRPGTRRK; via the coding sequence TTGACCCGCCGTGCGAAGACCCCCTCCACCCCCGCGTCCGCCCCCCCCGAGCCCGTCACCTTCGTCGTCCCCGCCCTGGTGACGTGGGGGCGCAGCGGCGGGCGGCCCGACCCCACCGCGCCGCGCCGGGCGAAGCTGGTGGGCTACTACACCCGGGGCGCGACCCCCAACCACACGCGGCTGCGCGAGTACCTGGCCTGGAAGGATCACGTCCGCGCCCACGCGCCCCCCGCCCTGCGGCGGCTGCGCCCGGTGGACGAGGCGAGCCGGGTGAGGCTCGACGTGGTGTGCTACTTCGCCAACCGCACCCACGCCGACCCGGAGAACGTGAGAAAGGCGCTGGTGGACGCCCTGTTCCCGGGAGGCGACAAGTGGGTCTACGGCGCCCACGACCACCCGCGCTACGACGCCGCGCGTCCCCGCGTGGAGGTGACCGTCACCCTCTTCGCGGGGGCCGCAGCGGTCAAGGCCCGACCGTCCCCTTCCGCGCCAGAGGCCGCCCCGGTCCCGCCGAAAAAGGAAACGCCACCCCGCCCGGTCACACCGGCCGTGACGGCACGCCAGGGGAAAACCGCCCAGCCGCCGAAGAAGACCCCGCCAACACCCTCCGGCCGTGCGGACACGGGGCGCGGGACGCAGAAGGGCGCCGGGAAGAAGACCCCGGCCCCCCCCCGGCGCCCGGGGCTGTGGGAGACCCTGGAGGCGTGGGCCGCCCGCCTGAGCGGCCAGCCGGAGAGGGAAACCGGACGACCGGGCACGCGCCGCAAGTAG
- a CDS encoding acetylxylan esterase, producing the protein MALFDLPESELRTYCPEREEPPGFGAFWTRTLEEARAAAPGPRFEAADVPLATVEAFDVTFGGAGGSPVRAWLVLPRRREDRVPCVVEFLGYGGGRGSAHEWLLYASAGYAHLVMDTRGQGGGWRRGDTPDPGAGGEPHSPGFLTQGIRDPHTSYYRRLYTDAVRAVETALAHPGIDPSCVAVTGTSQGGGLALVAAGLVPGVAACLPDVPFLCHFERAIRLTDSPPYAEVAGYLRVHRDALPEVRRTLAHLDGMHFAARARARALFSVALMDDVCPPSTVYAAYNHYAGEKRIVEFPFNRHEGGQGHHDLEKLAFLQDVFGQGGRPA; encoded by the coding sequence GTGGCCCTCTTCGACCTGCCCGAAAGCGAACTGCGCACCTACTGCCCCGAGCGCGAGGAGCCGCCCGGGTTCGGCGCCTTCTGGACCCGGACGCTGGAGGAGGCCCGCGCCGCGGCGCCCGGGCCACGCTTCGAGGCGGCGGACGTGCCCCTCGCCACCGTCGAGGCGTTCGACGTGACGTTCGGCGGGGCGGGGGGCTCGCCCGTCCGGGCCTGGCTGGTCCTGCCCCGGCGGCGCGAGGACCGGGTGCCGTGCGTGGTCGAGTTCCTGGGGTACGGGGGCGGGCGGGGCTCGGCGCATGAGTGGCTGCTCTACGCCTCGGCGGGGTACGCCCACCTCGTCATGGACACGCGCGGCCAGGGCGGCGGCTGGCGCCGGGGCGACACCCCCGACCCCGGGGCGGGCGGCGAGCCCCACTCTCCGGGTTTCCTGACCCAGGGCATCCGCGACCCCCACACCTCCTATTACCGCCGGCTCTACACCGACGCCGTGCGCGCCGTGGAGACCGCCCTGGCCCACCCCGGGATTGACCCCTCGTGCGTGGCCGTCACCGGGACCAGCCAGGGTGGCGGCCTCGCCCTCGTCGCCGCCGGGCTGGTCCCGGGGGTCGCCGCGTGCCTGCCCGACGTGCCCTTCCTGTGCCATTTCGAGCGGGCGATTCGCCTCACCGACTCCCCGCCCTATGCCGAGGTCGCGGGCTACCTGCGCGTCCACCGGGACGCCCTCCCCGAGGTCAGGCGCACCCTCGCGCACCTCGACGGGATGCACTTCGCGGCGCGCGCCCGGGCCCGGGCCCTGTTCAGCGTGGCCCTGATGGACGACGTGTGCCCGCCGAGCACCGTCTACGCCGCCTACAACCACTACGCGGGTGAGAAACGCATCGTCGAGTTCCCCTTCAACCGCCACGAGGGCGGCCAGGGCCACCACGACCTCGAGAAACTCGCCTTCCTGCAAGACGTCTTCGGACAGGGAGGCCGCCCCGCCTGA